A section of the Girardinichthys multiradiatus isolate DD_20200921_A chromosome 5, DD_fGirMul_XY1, whole genome shotgun sequence genome encodes:
- the LOC124867699 gene encoding protein PET117 homolog, mitochondrial, protein MSTASKVVLTVSLVLTLSTVAGVHLKQAWDRERLHEGVVRDLERLQRKKENLRLLEEQRVLTRQLEEERQRREANLHPQDT, encoded by the exons ATGTCTACAGCCTCCAAAGTGGTTCTGACAGTTTCTTTGGTTTTGACTCTGAGCACGGTGGCTGGAGTCCACCTCAAACAGGCCTGGGATCGAGAG CGCCTCCATGAGGGCGTAGTTCGGGACCTTGAGCGGCTGCAGCGGAAGAAAGAGAACCTGCGGCTGCTGGAAGAGCAAAGGGTTCTGACCCgccagctggaggaggagaggcAGCGGCGAGAGGCCAATCTCCACCCACAGGACACCTGA